GCGTCGCGGTAGATCCAGTGCTGCGACGCAACACCGTGCTCTCGATGCCGGAGCACCGGCGCCGGCGCGCTCTCCGGCACAGGCAGAATGACTCGCGGCTCTGCCCCGCTGCGTGCGTCGGCGTGCCCACGCGCCGGCGCACCATCGCGCTTCGCCCGCGCCGTGCTGCCGCGCGCCGCGTCCGGCCAGAGCCCGCGCGCGCGCAGCGCTTCGATCACCACCGACTGGTTACACCCCGCATGACAGCGCACGAGTAGCCGCCCGTCGCGCTCTGTCACACTTAGTGAGGGCGTGCGGTCGTCATGGGCGGGACAGCGCACCAGCCAGCCGCCACCGCTACGGTGCCCCCCGATCGCGTCGGCGATCTCGGCTGCGGTCATGCCGCGCCCGCACCTGTGTCGCTGGTGCTCCGCCGGGTGCGCTCATCGAGCCACGTGCGCACGTGTGCGGGGTCGTAGCGGACGCACCGCCCTACACGAACGAACGGCGGCCCAT
The Deltaproteobacteria bacterium DNA segment above includes these coding regions:
- a CDS encoding helix-turn-helix domain-containing protein; protein product: MTHEAAPLLTETELAERIRIAVPTLRRWRWSGDGPPFVRVGRCVRYDPAHVRTWLDERTRRSTSDTGAGAA